The DNA window TTTATTttgaataaaaatgaaaatgaaagaaaGATGCAAGAAACACAAATTTCAACTTATCGTGAGAATTTAAAAATGTAGCAAATAACAAGATAAAAACAAGTTAAAAGTCAAAATCTAGACATCACGAGACATATTCCGAATCAAGTACCAAGATAAGGTTTTAACTATATGCATTGAAGACAGGGTGCCACGTAGCTAGCGGGAGAAAATTATAAATACAGATAAAAAAATATAGAGTAATTAATATATTTTTCACAACCTGACGTAGATTACAAGGTATCTACTCTcttcgtcccaaattataagtcatgtTAGATTTTCTataaatacatagcttttgctatacacCAAGATATACGCTTCTTTTTTCGCAAACGTGCGTGAgcatgtatttcattaagaagagagGAGCTTACCTGCACCCAGAAGTGGCTCAGGCAGCACAAGATTCAAAAGTCAAGCAACTAAAAAAACCGACCCATGCCTTGTGTTAAAATGGACAGAGAGAGACAATAGTGGCAGATACACGAAGAAGGATGAAATAAtgcagcttcttcttcttcttcttgaagattgTGTACAAACAAACATCCTCTGCCCTTAGTTAACAGGAATCATACCTGCTGGCCTAAATATGCTGATGGGACGATTAAATAATGGCACAACAGAAACAAACATAAGTAGCAGCAGATGGGGCTGCAATCAAATTCATGTGCACCGGTAAAAAATCATAACTGAGCTTCAAGATAGGTAAAACATCATTAGTATCTTCTTGAAGAGATTTCCATTTGTTTTGAACTGTCCTCCAGTGCTCGTAGGTAACATTTCTGTTCAAAAGTGCACCGACACTCCATGCAGCTAGTGGACAGCCCTTTAGTGCTATAACAATCTGCTGCCAATGGACTGCAGACTAGGATGGCCCTCATGGCTGTCATTACCAAATGCACATGCCTTGAAGAAAAGCCAAAATTCTTTTTCATCCAGACCTTTAACTGATATCGGATCCATCGTTCCTATCATTTTTGCAACTGATGGTCTTCGGGTTGTTGCTAAAATCATGCAACCAGGTACATGATTGTGTTTTAGTGGAGCTAAAAGTCTAAACCATCCTCTCCTGTCCTTTTCCTCCCACATGTCATCAAATACAAGCAGGACTCTTTTGTTTTCAAGGTTCTTCAGAAGGAATCTTTTGTTTTCAAGATTCTTCAGAAGGGCCCATGCTTTCATCATTCCAGTGAAGAAACTGCCAAGGACGCTTTGCACCAGCCATCCGATTGCAGCATCCACTGCAGCAGTTCCCACCACATCCATCGCCTCCCAGTGCAGCTAAGGCAGCAGGCACGAGGGAGGAGAAACCAGACAGACCGATTCagaggaatgaactggttgcttGCTAGGTTGGTATGTTTCGTTGAAATGTCTGTGTGGAGTATACAGGGCAATAGAGGGTAAAGCAGTTTAGTGGAAGCTGACTGAGGCCTTCTTGCGTtgcttccttcttcttttccagATAAGCATGTATGTAGTAGTCTGCACCTAGCAACACGTATTTGCCATGAAGCAACAAAGGGAAAACTACTGCTAGTCCGGGCATCACAAAGCTAGACTTTGTCCCAAAGCGAAGTATTCCGTTATGACACCGATGGAGCAACAGGCAAGGCAGTGgagtaaaaaaaaattcttttttgCAGCAGATGTAAACAGGGAAcagtacctgaagctgaagaacgGGCATCCCACCGCCGCTGCACGAAAGCAGGTGGGAGGGGGTGAGCGTGAGACGAAGGGAGGCACTTcacgcagcagccgccgccgctcacCCACCTGGCATTGCCGGGCCCGCTCGTGCGGCTGCTGCGTGGGATCTGGCCAGGGAGGGGGCGCCAGCGGGTGACGAGTGACGACGACGAGCTAACGCCTCGTTCCGCCCCCCTCCGTTGATTA is part of the Miscanthus floridulus cultivar M001 chromosome 9, ASM1932011v1, whole genome shotgun sequence genome and encodes:
- the LOC136479308 gene encoding disease resistance protein RGA2-like; amino-acid sequence: MDVVGTAAVDAAIGWLVQSVLGSFFTGMMKAWALLKNLENKRFLLKNLENKRVLLVFDDMWEEKDRRGWFRLLAPLKHNHVPGCMILATTRRPSVAKMIGTMDPISVKGLDEKEFWLFFKACAFGNDSHEGHPSLQSIGSRLL